From a single Planctellipticum variicoloris genomic region:
- the msrB gene encoding peptide-methionine (R)-S-oxide reductase MsrB produces MPSRRILILACGMLAGCGTAPSAVHTPATPAATPAATADPMVQTAPALEPETMSEKVVRSDDEWKSLLSPEQYHVLRQKGTERPFVNKYDEHFEPGTYSCAACGQVLFASKAKFNSGCGWPAFYAAEAGDRVKLTADVSHGMVRTEVTCSKCDSHLGHIFDDAPQTPTGQRYCINSVSLKFTPGAAEKTSEEESKE; encoded by the coding sequence ATGCCCTCTCGTCGAATACTGATTCTGGCCTGCGGGATGCTGGCGGGCTGTGGAACGGCGCCGTCGGCTGTTCACACTCCGGCGACGCCCGCCGCGACGCCCGCCGCGACGGCCGATCCGATGGTGCAGACCGCCCCCGCTCTGGAGCCCGAGACCATGTCCGAGAAAGTTGTTCGCTCCGATGATGAATGGAAGTCGCTGCTGTCTCCCGAGCAGTACCACGTGCTGCGGCAGAAGGGGACGGAGCGGCCGTTTGTGAACAAGTATGACGAGCACTTTGAGCCGGGGACGTATTCCTGCGCGGCGTGCGGGCAGGTGCTGTTTGCGTCGAAGGCGAAGTTCAACTCCGGGTGCGGGTGGCCGGCGTTTTACGCGGCCGAGGCGGGGGATCGCGTGAAGCTGACGGCGGACGTTTCGCACGGGATGGTGCGGACGGAGGTGACGTGTTCGAAGTGCGATTCGCATCTGGGACACATCTTTGACGATGCGCCGCAGACGCCGACGGGTCAGCGGTACTGCATCAACTCGGTGTCGCTGAAGTTCACGCCCGGTGCGGCTGAAAAGACGTCCGAGGAAGAATCCAAGGAGTGA
- a CDS encoding FG-GAP repeat domain-containing protein, producing the protein MRLPRLALLAPLLAATGALAAEPAWQRIQLDDTFRAEGSAVGDFNRDGRLDVSAGEFLYLAPDWKPTEVLPPGKYVYDQGYSNSFAAWAFDVNQDGWDDIIHVRFPGQPCHWLENPQGQPGHWKQHEIWHSACNETVLFTDVTGDGKPELIMGSQPERQMGFLEVPPPDKCRDKWTFHAISEAGEPGQNGSHHFYHGLGTGDINGDGRRDVLIPHGWWEAPMDRRAGLWRFHPWSLSKNNQGNPLPAANLQAIDLDLDGDNDVIMSSAHQYGVWWFENPGGDFTDPFKFHLIDESLSQTHALELVDFHGDGVPALVTGKRFFAHNGKGDPGEHDPVLIVYYDILRHRGQPPTFVRHEIEAGLGTGIGTQFTVQDLNRDGTLDLILANKKGVNLLLQQRVR; encoded by the coding sequence ATGCGACTGCCGCGCCTCGCCCTGCTGGCTCCCCTCCTCGCCGCCACCGGCGCCCTCGCCGCCGAACCCGCCTGGCAGCGCATCCAGCTCGACGACACCTTCCGCGCCGAAGGCTCCGCCGTCGGCGACTTCAACCGCGACGGCCGGCTCGACGTCAGCGCCGGCGAGTTCCTCTACCTCGCCCCCGACTGGAAACCGACCGAAGTCCTTCCCCCCGGCAAGTACGTCTACGACCAGGGCTACAGCAACAGCTTCGCCGCCTGGGCCTTCGACGTGAACCAGGACGGCTGGGACGACATCATCCACGTCCGCTTCCCCGGCCAACCCTGCCACTGGCTCGAAAACCCCCAGGGGCAGCCCGGCCACTGGAAACAGCACGAAATCTGGCACAGCGCCTGCAACGAAACCGTCCTCTTCACCGACGTCACCGGCGACGGCAAGCCCGAGCTTATCATGGGCTCCCAGCCCGAGCGGCAGATGGGTTTCCTCGAAGTCCCGCCCCCCGACAAGTGCCGCGACAAGTGGACTTTCCACGCCATCAGCGAAGCCGGCGAGCCCGGACAGAACGGCTCACACCACTTCTATCACGGCCTCGGGACAGGAGATATCAACGGCGACGGTCGGCGCGACGTCCTGATCCCCCACGGCTGGTGGGAAGCCCCGATGGACCGCCGGGCCGGGCTCTGGCGGTTTCATCCGTGGTCGCTGTCGAAGAACAACCAGGGCAACCCCCTCCCCGCCGCCAACCTGCAGGCCATCGACCTCGACCTCGACGGGGACAACGACGTCATCATGAGCTCCGCCCACCAGTACGGCGTCTGGTGGTTCGAGAACCCGGGCGGCGACTTCACCGACCCGTTCAAGTTCCACCTCATCGACGAATCCCTCTCCCAGACCCACGCCCTCGAACTGGTCGACTTCCACGGCGACGGAGTCCCCGCCCTCGTCACCGGCAAACGCTTCTTCGCCCACAACGGCAAAGGGGACCCCGGCGAACACGACCCCGTCCTCATCGTCTACTACGACATCCTCCGCCACAGAGGCCAGCCCCCCACGTTCGTCCGCCACGAGATCGAAGCCGGCCTCGGGACGGGGATCGGGACCCAGTTCACGGTGCAGGATCTCAACCGGGATGGCACTCTCGATCTGATTCTGGCCAATAAGAAGGGGGTGAACCTGCTCCTGCAGCAGCGTGTCCGGTGA